The Kryptolebias marmoratus isolate JLee-2015 linkage group LG18, ASM164957v2, whole genome shotgun sequence genome includes a region encoding these proteins:
- the cand1 gene encoding cullin-associated NEDD8-dissociated protein 1: MASASYHISNLLEKMTSSDKDFRFMATNDLMTELQKDSIKLDDDSERKVVRMILKLLEDKNGEVQNLAVKCLGPLVSKVKEYQVETIVDTLCTNMLSDKEQLRDISSIGLKTVIGELPPASSGSALAASVCKKITGRLTSAIAKQEDVSVQLEALDIMADMLCRQGGLLVNFHPSILSCLLPQLTSPRLAVRKRTIMALGHLVMSCGNLVFIDLIEHLLTELGRNDNMSTTRTYIQCTAAISRQAGHRIGEYLEKIIPLVVKFCNVDDDELREYCIQAFESFVRRCPKEVYPHVPTIISICLRYLTYDPNYNFDDEDEDDNAMDAEQNDEDYQGSDDEYSDDDDMSWKVRRAAAKCLDAVVSTRHEMLPEFYRSVSPALVCRFKEREENVKADVFHAYLSLLKQTRPAQSWLADPDAMEQGETPLTMLQSQVPMIVKALHKQLKEKSVKTRQCCFNMLTELVNVLPGALTQHIPVLIPGIIFSLNDKSSSSNLKIDALACLHVIMVTHPAHAFHAHVPALVPPVVACVGDPFYKITSEALLVTQQLVKVIRPLDNQSEGSDSFDPSPYINDLFTCTIKRLKAADIDQEVKERAISCMGQIICNLGDRLPNELAGTLLIFLERLKNEITRLTTVKALTLIAGSPLKIDLRPVLPDAVPILASFLRKNQRALKLCTLAALDILLRNYSSAVTPVMVDTVLAELSPLISESDMHVSQMALSFLSTLAVTHPSSLGQLSGGNILQQLIALVRSPLLQGGALAAMLDFYQALVATETPGLGYMDLLRMLTGPVYSQSAALPHKQAYCSIAKCVAALTRACPTEGPAVVGQFIQDVKNSRSTDSIRLLALLSLGEVGHHVDLSGQPELKTVILDAFSSSSEEVKSAASYALGSIAVGNLPEYLPFVLQEISSSKRQYLLLHSLKEIISSASVSGLKPYVESVWSLLLKHCECQEEGTRNVVAECLGKLTLIDPETLLPRLKGYLLSGSSYARSSVVTAVKFTISDQPQPIDPLLKNCIGDFLKTLEDPDLNVRRVALVTFNSAAHNKPSLIRDLLDSVLPQLYNETKVRKELIREVEMGPFKHTVDDGLDLRKAAFECMYTLLDSCLDRLDIFTFLNHVEDGLKDHYDIKMLTFLMLARLSSLCPSAVLQRLDRLVEPLRATCTTKVKANSVKQEFEKQDELKRSAMRAVVALLTIPEAEKSPLMSEFQSQISSNQELAAIFDSIQRDSSSANMESMDTS; the protein is encoded by the exons GCTCGGCTTTAGCCGCCAGCGTTTGTAAGAAGATAACGGGTCGACTGACGAGCGCCATCGCCAAACAGGAAGACGTGTCCGTGCAGCTGGAGGCGCTCGACATCATGGCCGACATGCTCTGCAG acaGGGCGGCCTGCTGGTGAACTTTCACCCCTCCATCCTCAGCTGTCTGCTCCCTCAGCTCACCTCCCCCAGGCTGGCTGTCAGAAAG AGGACCATCATGGCTCTGGGCCACCTGGTGATGTCCTGTGGGAACCTGGTCTTCATTGACCTGATCGAGCACCTCCTGACGGAGCTGGGGAGGAACGACAACATGTCCACCACCCGGACCTACATCCAGTGCACGGCGGCCATCAGCCGGCAGGCGGGACACCGGATCg GAGAGTACCTGGAGAAGATCATCCCTCTGGTGGTGAAGTTCTGTAACGTGGACGACGACGAGCTCAGAGAGTACTGCATCCAGGCCTTCGAGTCCTTCGTCAGGAG gtgTCCTAAAGAAGTTTACCCCCACGTTCCCACCATCATCTCCATCTGCCTGCGCTACCTGACCTACGACCCTAATTACAACTTTGATGATGAAGACGAGGACGACAACGCCATGGACGCCGAGCAAAACGACGAAGACTACCAGG GAAGTGATGACGAGTACAGCGACGACGACGACATGAGCTGGAAGGTCCGGAGGGCGGCGGCCAAGTGTTTAGACGCCGTCGTTTCGACTCGTCACGAGATGCTGCCGGAGTTTTATCGCTCCGTGTCTCCTGCGCTCGTCTGCCGCTTCAAG gagagggaggagaacGTGAAGGCGGATGTTTTCCACGCCTACCTGTCGCTGCTGAAACAGACCCGGCCCGCTCAGAGCTGGTTGGCCGATCCGGACGCCATGGAGCAGGGAGAGACGCCGCTAACGATGCTGCAGAGTCAG GTGCCCATGATCGTTAAAGCTCTTCacaagcagctgaaggagaaaagCGTAAAAACGCGTCAGTGCTGCTTCAACATGCTGACGGAGCTGGTGAACGTCCTCCCAGGAGCGCTGACCCAGCACATCCCGGTCCTGATACCAG GAATCATCTTCTCTCTGAACGACAAGTCCAGCAGCTCCAACCTGAAAATCGACGCCCTGGCCTGCCTCCACGTCATCATGGTCACGCACCCGGCCCACGCCTTCCACGCCCATGTCCCCGCCCTCGTCCCGCCCGTGGTGGCGTGCGTGGGAGACCCCTTTTACAAGATCACCTCAGAGGCTCTGCTCGTCACCCAGCAGCTCGTTAAG GTGATCCGGCCTCTGGATAACCAATCAGAGGGCTCCGACAGCTTTGACCCCTCCCCCTACATAAACGACCTATTCACCTGCACAATCAAGCGCCTGAAGGCCGCCGACATCGACCAGGAGGTTAAAGAACGAGCCATTTCCTGTATGGGGCAGATCATCTGTAACCTAG GTGACCGGCTGCCCAACGAGCTCGCAGGAACGCTGCTGATCTTCTTAGAACGCCTGAAGAACGAGATCACACGGCTGACGACAGTCAAAG ctctGACTCTGATCGCCGGCTCGCCGCTGAAAATCGATCTGCGGCCGGTTCTCCCCGACGCCGTTCCGATCCTCGCCTCCTTCCTGAGGAAGAACCAGCGAGCGCTAAAGCTCTGCACGCTGGCTGCTCTGGACATCCTGCTCAGAAACTACAG CTCCGCAGTGACGCCTGTCATGGTGGACACCGTTCTGGCCGAGCTGTCCCCCCTCATCTCGGAGAGCGACATGCACGTGTCTCAGATGGCGCTGAGCTTCCTGTCCACGCTGGCCGTGACTCACCCGTCCTCTCTGGGTCAGCTGAGCGGAGGGAACATCCTGCAGCAGCTCATCGCGCTGGTCCGATCCCCGCTGCTGCAGGGAGGGGCGCTGGCCGCCATGCTGGACTTCTACCAG GCTCTGGTGGCCACAGAAACTCCAGGTTTGGGCTACATGGACCTGCTGAGGATGCTGACGGGCCCGGTTTACTCTCAGAGCGCCGCTCTGCCTCACAAACAGGCGTACTGCTCCATCGCTAAGTGTGTGGCCGCGCTGACCCGAGCCTGCCCCACCGAGGGGCCCGCTGTGGTCGGACAGTTCATCCAG GACGTGAAGAACAGCCGCTCCACGGACTCCATCCGGCTGCTCGCTCTGCTCTCATTGGGCGAGGTGGGACACCACGTGGACCTGAGCGGCCAACCAGAGCTGAAGACCGTCATCCTGGAcgccttctcctcctccagtgAAGAG GTGAAGTCTGCAGCTTCCTACGCCCTCGGCAGCATCGCGGTGGGGAACCTGCCCGAGTATCTGCCCTTCGTCCTGCAGGAGATCTCCTCGTCCAAGAGGCAGTACCTGCTGCTGCACTCGCTCAAAGAGATCATCA GTTCGGCGTCCGTGTCGGGCCTGAAGCCGTACGTGGAGTCGGTTTGGTCTCTGCTGCTCAAACACTGCGAGTGTCAGGAGGAGGGGACCAGGAACGTGGTGGCCGAGTGTTTGGGCAAACTGACGCTGATCGACCCCGAGACGCTGCTGCCCCGCCTCAAAGGATACCTGCTGTCAG GGTCGTCGTACGCCAGGAGCTCCGTGGTGACGGCGGTGAAGTTCACCATCTCTGACCAGCCGCAGCCCATCGACCCGCTGCTGAAGAACTGCATCG GTGACTTTCTGAAGACACTGGAGGACCCGGACTTGAACGTGCGGCGCGTCGCCTTGGTAACGTTTAACTCCGCCGCCCACAATAAACCCAGTCTGATCCGAGACCTGCTGGACTCGGTTCTACCGCAGCTTTACAACGAGACCAAAGTGAGGAAGGAGCTGATCCGAGAG gtggagatgggtccGTTCAAACACACGGTGGACGACGGGCTGGACCTGAGGAAGGCTGCGTTCGAGTGCATGTACACCCTGCTGGACAGCTGCCTGGACCGGCTGGACATCTTCACCTTCCTGAACCATGTGGAGGACGGCCTGAAGGACCACTACGACATCAAG ATGCTGACGTTCCTGATGCTGGCCCGACTGTCCTCACTCTGTCCCAGCGCTGTCCTGCAGAGACTGGACAGGCTGGTGGAGCCGCTGAGAGCCACCTGCACCACCAAg GTGAAGGCCAACTCCGTGAAGCAGGAGTTCGAGAAGCAGGACGAGCTGAAGAGGTCGGCCATGCGAGCCGTCGTGGCGCTGCTGACGATCCCCGAGGCCGAGAAGTCGCCGCTGATGTCAGAGTTCCAGTCCCAGATCTCGTCCAATCAGGAGCTGGCGGCCATCTTCGACTCCATCCAGAGGGACTCCAGCTCCGCCAACATGGAGTCCATGGACACCAGCTAA